The genomic region AACCTATTATAAAAATTACAGTTATATTGACAGCACAGACATTAACAAATATTGCAGGAATTACGGCTTAGATATTGCCACAGCCGAATACGCTAGTTTCAATCCGGCCAGAAAAAGAATAACCACCAAGAATTACCTGCATAATCAAAATATTAATTATCTAAACGCAAATATTTTAAACAAAATAACATTTATAAAGGTCACGGAAATAAATACCGCAGCTTCGCCAAGCACCGTAATATTATCATCTGATAGCAGCGAATATGATCAGTTGCCTCTTGAGCCTTACAACGATGTTTCGTACGAGCCGTGCAGTTGGATCACAACAAGTTCGGATTTACACGGAAACAAAACGAGATACTTGCAACGAAAAAATGTTTCATTTATAGCCAGGGAATACCGTTATGACAAATACGGCAACATGGTAAAAAGCGCTGACCCCTTAGGCAATATAACCACTTACAATTACGGGTATGTTCCGCTATACAGCTCTCTTTATTACGAAGGGGTCTACCTATGCGGTATTTTCAACCAGCAATACGGCCTCACCAAGGGATATTCCCACGATCCTTTGACCGGTAGAATTATTTCCACTTATAATTATACTGCAGACATTACGGAAGCCTCAAGCGGTACAAGCCTAAATACATTAAGTTCCGCTTACACCGGGGATGACAATGAGATCAATTATGCCCCGGCAACCGGCTGGGATGTCCTGCCGCCCCCGCCCGGTTGTATGGCAATGTACACCAGGTATTCATACGATGGCTTGGGCCGGATCAATAAAATATGGCAACCCGGCGACCGGTATTGCCCAAAGCTTCCGGATATTGACGAACCCTCCAATGTCTATGAATATTACGACCGGGGAGATGCCGCCGGCCATCCTTATATAATTGAAAGGCAAAAACGCGGAAACGGCCAAGATAATGAGTATACTAAGATAGCGTATATTTACGATAGCCGGGGGAACTTGATACAAACCCAAAGGTTGATTGATCCAAACGACACCAGGGCGGTCATAACCAGCTACAAATACGACAGCCATAACTTAAATACCCGCCAAACCAGGCCTTATAACGGGCAGTTGGCAAGACTGGGCACCTATGCCGCTCCAGCTTGGAGTTCGCTGGCCAGCGACAGTTTTGTTTACGACGGCCTGCAGCGTCCGGTGAAAACCATTTACCCTGACGGCAATTTTGTTTCCAAGCAGTATGACGGCAATTATGAAATAAACACGGACGCCAACGGGCAAATTACCACTTTCCAATATGATCCCTTCGGAAATCTTGCTTCGGTGGTGGATGCCCAGGGGAGTGCTACGGCATATGAGTCCGACTGTTTGGGCCGCTTAAAAACCATTACTCCGCCGGCCGGCAATCCCAGCAGTTATTTTTATAACGGTCTGGGGCAGTTAACGGAAATGCAAACCCCGGACATGGGCGGCAAAAAATTCGTATACGATGACGCCGGCAACCTGCGTTTTATGCAGGACGCCAACCGGATGGGCGATCCTAACGGTAACTGGGTTTACTACCGGTACGATAAGACGGGAAGGATGACCTCCAGCGGTTTGTATAAGTATACCGGTACCGGGGACCCGATATTCGTTCCGTCCGACACGGGAAGCATTGAATACCTGCAGCCAACCACAATCAACATTTACGATGAATATTACGGGTACCGCGATACGACCATAGGCGCCGCTAATGCCAGCTGGTTCAGTGAGCCGAGCCAGCCGGACAGTTTTATCATAAGTGGAAACGGAGTATCTAATATCATAGGCATAAATGCAACATATGTAAGAAGTAAAAATATATATGCCACTGATGGGACGCCAGGTTCTACAGGAATAACAGAAGAAACCGAGCCCGTTGACTATGATACGGTTTGCTTTTGGGGTAAGCCTGAGTTATTCATTGGTAAAGCAGAAACCGATATCTTTTCAGATAGATGGAGAACATATATTGAACCAATTGATTTATCCCAGTTTTATAAATCCGATGAAGATACGATATTAGGGATATATTTATGCTTGCATAACAGAAACATAAATCCAAGCGCCAATGTTGTTTTATATAGATTGCCATACTATTATTATAAATACTACGCTGATGGCTACCTTTATTGTTATGAAAATCCTTGGAAAATTAAAAGTACAACTTGGCTTGTACAACCGAGCTATGGCGGAACGGACAGTGATGTAAATTATGAAAATGTAGCGGAAGATACATTAAACAAGTACGATTCAATGAGAACCGTTTGGCAAACAAGCGGTTGCGTGGATTCGGTGAATATTTCTGATTGGGCAAAAAGCTGGCTGAATGGAAGTTTGCTGCAAAACGGCATTATGATAAGCGAGGAATCGGATATAAACTTTTATTATGCAACAGTTAGCACTTATCCGCCGTATTTGAATATCATTACATCGGATACCGTGCCATGCAACATTACATTGAAACCCACCTACCCCGGTGCCGATTATTTCACCGTTTATTGGACAACCAGCGAACTGGCGAAATGCGAAGTCCAATATTCAACGGATGAAAGTTATTCTAACGTAATCGTATCACAGGATGAATATTTTAATCACAGCATAACTATTTCCGGTTTAAACCAGAACACGGTTTATAATTACCGCATCAAGGCGGTGGACAAGAGCGGGAATTTAACATTCACGAGGGGTCTGCAGTTCAAAACCGGCGATTTGCCAGGCATAGCATATTACATGTTCTCCCGGGGCAGGCCCACCGTTTCCATGTCCGAGGGCGACACCGCCGTATTCAGCTATGACGAACGGGGCAGATTACTGGCAAAGAAGACCAAACGTTCCGGAAGGTCTTACCTTGAAAGGCGCCAATACGACAAACAGAATAACCTGATCGCCTTTGAAACCACCAGCAACGGAACAACGAATTATTTTTACAATGCCATGGGGCAGCTATCATCTATCGTCTGCGGCGACAACCAGCTGGCCTCCTACACCTACACCGCCGCCGGGGCCTGTTCCACCGAGGCCTTCGGCAACGGGGTGAGCTCAATTTACTCCTACCACCCCCGGCAGTGGCTTAAGGCCGCCGCCATGACCGGAAACTCCGGAACCATGTTCAACCACGCCTACCAGTACGACGCCAACGGCAACCTGACCTTTGACGAGGACAACACCGGGCTAAGTTCCAGCACCGACCGCTATTATGCCTACGATCCCCTTAACCGCCTGACCTACGAGGGCAGCCAGCCCGGGCCGAATGCCATTGATGTCACATTGCCCGGGGTCGTCAATTACGGCCTGAGCTACCGCTACGATGCCCGGGGCAACCGCACTTCCGGGGCCGGAGCCTCCTACTCCTACTACCCCGGCACCAACCGCCTGCAGGCCGTAACCAACCCCGACGGCTCCCAGACCCCCTACGATTACGACGGCAACGGCAACACGGTCTACGACGGGCGCTGGCAGTACGAGTACGACTTCCAAAACCGGCAGAGCCGGGTTCACAGCGAAGCCTCCACCAGCATCAACAACATCAACTACACCTACAACGCGGCGGGCTTAAGGACCGGGTCGGTTAACAGCCTGACCCAGTTCGGGGGGCAGGTGGCCTCCCTGGCCGCCACCTTCCCCGAGCCCTACGAGGACCTGGTGGAGAGCGCGCCCAGCGGGGACGGCCACGACGACGCCCGGGACATGGGAACGCTAAAGGTCCACGTCAACGACAATTTCCTGTTCTTTGAGATCACCCACAAGTATCTCTACGGAACCTCCCAGGGGAACTACGAGAACATCTACATCGCCTTGGACACCGACCAGAAGTTCGGCTCGGGGGCTTCCTGGCTGCCGGATGACATCAAGGTGCGGGTCACCGCCGACAACGCCTGGGAGCGGTGCATAGTCATCTACGACGAGCAGAACTTTGGCATCTGCACCGCCGAGGGATTCAGACTGGAGAAACTGGAGACCGACGACGGCAAGAAGATGAAGGTGAACTACACCAACGGAAGGAACTCCAAGGCCATCATCAAAGTGCCGGTGGCGCTTTTGGGCAACCCGGAGAAGGTCCGGTTCGTGATAGTAAGCACCATGCCGGGGGCGGCCAGCTACAAGATCTCCACCGCCTGCGACGTTCTGCCGGGCGGCAAAAAGAGCATAGACAGCCAGCTGTTGACCGCCTATAACGAGTACACCATGCCGCTGGCTCCGGGGGCGGTGCGGAGCACCACCACCACCGAAGGCTATTTGTACGACAACGACGGGAATTTGATGGCCGACCTGGACGGGGAGAAGAACATCACCAAGCGGTATGTGTATGGGTTAGGCGGCAAGCATTTGGCAATGCAGATCAACAACACCGGCTACGGGCCGTACAGCAACGCCTGCGATGATACGGCCAACATCAGCATAGGAGGCGACTCCTCGCCCCTGACCTTTAACTTTACCACCGACAAGCAACAGGGGGCATTTGCCCTTCAGGTGAACGTGGGCAACCCCAGCGGAGTGGGCTGCAATGCCGGTAACTTTGGGCTTTACAACCAGGGTATAGAGGTGGAAAGCGCCAACTACGGGTATGTGCATATCTGGGTGAAACCACTTACCGCAGGTTCCTGGATGACCTTCCACGTATGGGACGTAAAATATGGCGACTGGAAGACGCTTAAGGGCGACAAGGACGGGGATATGTATTACGAAGCGGACCAGGACATGGCGGTGGGGCAGTGGAACGAACTGTGGCTAAAGTTGGATAATAACGATAAGGAATGGACCCAAACCAAAGTTCGTTCGTTTAGCATGCATGCCAGCAATAATGCTTCGTTCATAATTGACGGGGTGTATACTTGTTCCAGGGATTGGAAGACGTTTTATTATAGTTGTGACTACCTCAATAGCCCCAGAGTGATGACGGATGCTACCGGAGCAGTGGTGTGGAGACAGGATTATCTTGCTTTTGGCAGTGAGGCCGGGACAGTTGCAACGGGTAATACCCATAAGTTTACGGGGCACATAAAGGACGATGCTACGGGGCAGTATTATGCCAAGGCCAGGTATTTCACAACTGGCCTTGGGCGTTGGTCACAACCGGAGCCATTGTTGAAAGGAGTGCCAAGCAAAGGGTTCTTAATGAATTCGCAGATGTTGAACCCATATGTTTATTGCCACAACAACCCAATTAAATATAGTGACCCTGATGGACATTTGCCATGGAATGAAATTGCGGCAGGTAAAAATGATATTAGATCAAGTTTTGGACCACGCACAGATCCTGTTACTAAAGCGCCAGCAAGGCATGAAGGGATGGACGTTAGAATGCAAACAGGGACTAATTTGCGTTCAGCAGCAGCAGGCACCATAATAAATGTTGAAAATAAAACTACAGGCTATGGTACAAATATTACGATTCAACATGAAAATGGTTTTACTACACGGTATGGCCATATGAATTCTACTAGTGTTAGTGTGGGACAACAAGTTAATGAAGGACAAACAATAGGCACAAGTGGTAGTACTGGAAAATCTACAGGCCCTCATTTACATTTCGAAGTTAGACAAAATGGGGCAGCAATAGATCCAACTACTGTTAATTTAGGTGCTTATAATAGTTATCCATCGGATCCACAAGCACAACAAACAATAGAAAACCTTAAACCTTGGGGTGTTGAGTTTAATAAAGACCCTGCAAAAAGTAAACCAATACCTGAAGTGCAATAAAAGGAGGTGTATATGAAAAAAACATTATTTACCTTTCTAAGTATAATGGTGTTAACTTCATTGTTATATCCGTTGACATTGAAAGAATGTAATAAAATAGCAAACATGGGCATAGATAAAAAGAAACTGACAAATAAAACGCCATATAAAATTGCCAGTTTTATTGAAGACAGGAGGGATAACAATTTAGATACATCGTTTTATGAGATAAAACTTAATAAATCATTTTGTGTGTATGATGCAAAAATATTTTATATGACCAAATACGGAATATATAAAATATATATCTGTACAACAGTTGTTGAACAGGGATCTAAAGCTGATTACGTAAAAGTAATCACTAACAATAAGAATATTGTTATGGCAATTATTGCGTATAGATTTGATGACAACTTAGAAGGTTTTAGAGAGCACTATGATTGGAACAAGAAAGATTTTGGGCTGTCTATAGAATATAAGAAAACAGGCATGGTTTATTGGAAGAAAAATGATATAATTGAATTTATGGGATTGTGGGGAGCAAACAAAAAGTACTATTATTCAGGCATAAGCGTAAGTAAATAATTCAAAAGCCCCGCTACTTGCGGGGCTTTCAATAATAATTTTATGAACCCATAGTTCTTGTTGACCAGCCTTAGCACAGACAAGATGCAGGGCGCGGCCTCGGTGCAGGTGAACGTGGACGCTTCGGGCTACGGCAACTTTGCCTTCCCGGACCAGGGAATAAACTTCTCGGCCGGCAACTACCGCTGGGTTCACATCTGGGTAAAGCCTCTTACCGAAGGCTCGTGGGTCAGCTTCCATTGCTGGGACAGCACCAAGGCCGGCTGGCGCGACATGAACGGCGACAAGAACGGAGACAAGCTGTTTGCCGCCAATGAAGACCTGGAGCTTAACCAGTGGAACGAGCTGTGGGTAGACCTGGATAGGAATACTCAGGGGTATGTAGGCGGCACGGTAAGGGGCGTGCACATGCACGCCAGCCCCGGGGCGATTCTTAGGTTTGACGGGATATATACCTGCTCCCGCAACTGGAGCACGTATTACTACCATACGGATTATCTGAATAGCCCCAGAGCCATGACGGATGCGGATGGCAATGTTGTTTGGCGGCAGGATTATCTTGCATTTGGCTCCGAGGCCGGGACGGTTGCAACGGGTAATACCCATAAGTTTACTGGCCACATACAGGATGCAGCGACAGGTCAATATTACGCCAAGGCCCGTTTCTTCACAACAGCGTTGGGCCGTTTTAGTCAACCTGATCCAGCATTAAAGGGCCCGCCAGGCAATCCGCAATTGTGCAATCCCCAGTTATTGAATCCATATGTCTACTGTGTGAACAATCCTTTGAAGTTTAACGATCCTTCGGGGATGGTGCTGGAGTTGGCCGGTGATCTTGATGAGACCAAGAAAACGCTTGGTGAAATAGCCGGGAAGGATGCCAGCGCTTTAGGCTATAATAAAGACGGCACGGTTACAGTTACCGCAACTGCAGAACAGCTTGCCAACAACGAGGGCTTAAGAACGATTGCTAATATAGCTGGTGCGACTGAGAAATACCAATTTGCTGTATCGGCGGAGGCGAACTCGAATTCGTTTGGTGCTATTAATGAAAGTGTAACTAAACGAATGGAGTTTAGTACTAAATGGGCTACGCCCCCAGCAGGTTATGCTGGCAGAACGGTTGTTGCCAGTAAAGGTAGTTGGAATGCCCTTGACGGTAGTGGTAAGGTCCCTAGGATGGCAATTGCTTTTCACGAATTGACAGAAGTATTTGCCAGATCAAATGGCAAAGGTATGTATTATGAAAATGTTGTTAAAAACAAGGATGGTGGCTACGGACCAACAAGTCCGAGAAGTGGTGCGCACCCATACGCCATAGAGAGAGAAAAAATATGGCAAACGCAAGGAGCAGTCGGTAACAACTTTAATGGAGCTGCCCAATATGTGCCGTAATTTATTATTTGCTATTTTGGCTGTTTTGTTCATGACAGCTGATAATAAAGCCCAAACAGGTGGTAACGATACCACAGCCGCTATAAAAAAGGCTCTAAAAACAGAAGCATCACAGAGCCTAATTTATAAATGCGATAATGTTTCTGTGAAAGTTGAGGTTAACGAATCTACAAA from candidate division TA06 bacterium harbors:
- a CDS encoding RHS domain-containing protein, which translates into the protein MQGAASVQVNVDASGYGNFAFPDQGINFSAGNYRWVHIWVKPLTEGSWVSFHCWDSTKAGWRDMNGDKNGDKLFAANEDLELNQWNELWVDLDRNTQGYVGGTVRGVHMHASPGAILRFDGIYTCSRNWSTYYYHTDYLNSPRAMTDADGNVVWRQDYLAFGSEAGTVATGNTHKFTGHIQDAATGQYYAKARFFTTALGRFSQPDPALKGPPGNPQLCNPQLLNPYVYCVNNPLKFNDPSGMVLELAGDLDETKKTLGEIAGKDASALGYNKDGTVTVTATAEQLANNEGLRTIANIAGATEKYQFAVSAEANSNSFGAINESVTKRMEFSTKWATPPAGYAGRTVVASKGSWNALDGSGKVPRMAIAFHELTEVFARSNGKGMYYENVVKNKDGGYGPTSPRSGAHPYAIEREKIWQTQGAVGNNFNGAAQYVP
- a CDS encoding peptidoglycan DD-metalloendopeptidase family protein → MQRKNVSFIAREYRYDKYGNMVKSADPLGNITTYNYGYVPLYSSLYYEGVYLCGIFNQQYGLTKGYSHDPLTGRIISTYNYTADITEASSGTSLNTLSSAYTGDDNEINYAPATGWDVLPPPPGCMAMYTRYSYDGLGRINKIWQPGDRYCPKLPDIDEPSNVYEYYDRGDAAGHPYIIERQKRGNGQDNEYTKIAYIYDSRGNLIQTQRLIDPNDTRAVITSYKYDSHNLNTRQTRPYNGQLARLGTYAAPAWSSLASDSFVYDGLQRPVKTIYPDGNFVSKQYDGNYEINTDANGQITTFQYDPFGNLASVVDAQGSATAYESDCLGRLKTITPPAGNPSSYFYNGLGQLTEMQTPDMGGKKFVYDDAGNLRFMQDANRMGDPNGNWVYYRYDKTGRMTSSGLYKYTGTGDPIFVPSDTGSIEYLQPTTINIYDEYYGYRDTTIGAANASWFSEPSQPDSFIISGNGVSNIIGINATYVRSKNIYATDGTPGSTGITEETEPVDYDTVCFWGKPELFIGKAETDIFSDRWRTYIEPIDLSQFYKSDEDTILGIYLCLHNRNINPSANVVLYRLPYYYYKYYADGYLYCYENPWKIKSTTWLVQPSYGGTDSDVNYENVAEDTLNKYDSMRTVWQTSGCVDSVNISDWAKSWLNGSLLQNGIMISEESDINFYYATVSTYPPYLNIITSDTVPCNITLKPTYPGADYFTVYWTTSELAKCEVQYSTDESYSNVIVSQDEYFNHSITISGLNQNTVYNYRIKAVDKSGNLTFTRGLQFKTGDLPGIAYYMFSRGRPTVSMSEGDTAVFSYDERGRLLAKKTKRSGRSYLERRQYDKQNNLIAFETTSNGTTNYFYNAMGQLSSIVCGDNQLASYTYTAAGACSTEAFGNGVSSIYSYHPRQWLKAAAMTGNSGTMFNHAYQYDANGNLTFDEDNTGLSSSTDRYYAYDPLNRLTYEGSQPGPNAIDVTLPGVVNYGLSYRYDARGNRTSGAGASYSYYPGTNRLQAVTNPDGSQTPYDYDGNGNTVYDGRWQYEYDFQNRQSRVHSEASTSINNINYTYNAAGLRTGSVNSLTQFGGQVASLAATFPEPYEDLVESAPSGDGHDDARDMGTLKVHVNDNFLFFEITHKYLYGTSQGNYENIYIALDTDQKFGSGASWLPDDIKVRVTADNAWERCIVIYDEQNFGICTAEGFRLEKLETDDGKKMKVNYTNGRNSKAIIKVPVALLGNPEKVRFVIVSTMPGAASYKISTACDVLPGGKKSIDSQLLTAYNEYTMPLAPGAVRSTTTTEGYLYDNDGNLMADLDGEKNITKRYVYGLGGKHLAMQINNTGYGPYSNACDDTANISIGGDSSPLTFNFTTDKQQGAFALQVNVGNPSGVGCNAGNFGLYNQGIEVESANYGYVHIWVKPLTAGSWMTFHVWDVKYGDWKTLKGDKDGDMYYEADQDMAVGQWNELWLKLDNNDKEWTQTKVRSFSMHASNNASFIIDGVYTCSRDWKTFYYSCDYLNSPRVMTDATGAVVWRQDYLAFGSEAGTVATGNTHKFTGHIKDDATGQYYAKARYFTTGLGRWSQPEPLLKGVPSKGFLMNSQMLNPYVYCHNNPIKYSDPDGHLPWNEIAAGKNDIRSSFGPRTDPVTKAPARHEGMDVRMQTGTNLRSAAAGTIINVENKTTGYGTNITIQHENGFTTRYGHMNSTSVSVGQQVNEGQTIGTSGSTGKSTGPHLHFEVRQNGAAIDPTTVNLGAYNSYPSDPQAQQTIENLKPWGVEFNKDPAKSKPIPEVQ